Part of the Pedobacter roseus genome is shown below.
TGGTTCCGATATTTCCAACCAGATCCATCTGGATCCTTTGGTTAAAATCGAAATTGGTCTGCACCCGCTGTCTTTCGTTAAAAAGCGGGTTTTCATTTTTATTTATCCGGCCTAAAAAAGTAAGTTCGGCCTCTCCACGTGGCTGGATATCAATGGAGGTACCACCGAATAATTTTTCGAACGCTTTACTGTTTACCTGGATCTGCGGAATAATACCTGTACTGCGGTAATCGCTAACCTCGGCGTTTGAAATGCTGCGCCAATTGCCACGTTTGATCTCGCTGTTAACCAGCCTTTGGTACTCATCAATGGTTAAATACTGGGTATTTAAAACAAACCGGTCGCCAATGATTTCTTTAACCACATAACGTTTGTTTTTAGCATCGTATTCTACAACGCGCCTTAAGTTATTTGGTGCCGGATAAAAGGGATTAACGGCCGGACTAAGCCCCAGACGCTCTTTTTCTTTGAGTCCGAAGTTATTTTTTGGCGTAATGGTATCCGCTTTGCTTGGAACAACCTGGGAATAAGTGTTTTGAGAAGCAATTAAGAAAAGGGGGATGAGAAACAGAAATGTAGATATTCTCTTCAAAGGCAGTTAGTCTATAAGGTTTTCAAAGCTTGTTTAATTAGTTGCTCTACCGAAAGTGTTCCCTCTGTCACTTTTAATATCTGGTCTATAGTTTTTTCGGCGGTTTGTTTGGCGAACCCGAGCATTACCAATGCAGATAACGCTTCATCTTTAACAGTATTGTGCTGAGGCATAGAAATTAATGAATCTGCCCCTTCTTTTTTCAGTTTGTCCTGTAGTTCCAAAACCAGGCGTTGTGCGGTTTTTGCACCAAGCCCCTTAATTCTCTGAATAAGAGGCAAATCTGCTTTAACAATTGCGGTCTGGATTTCAACAGGGGTAATGGACGATAAAATCATCCTGCCGGTATTCGGTCCAATTCCTGATACCGAAATCAAATGTAAAAATAAACGGCGTTCGCCCTCATCAGCGAA
Proteins encoded:
- the ruvA gene encoding Holliday junction branch migration protein RuvA, encoding MYAYIDGKLTFKNPAYVVVEAGGIGYHINISLNTYSALDDAERCKLYTWLHVKEDAHTLYGFADEGERRLFLHLISVSGIGPNTGRMILSSITPVEIQTAIVKADLPLIQRIKGLGAKTAQRLVLELQDKLKKEGADSLISMPQHNTVKDEALSALVMLGFAKQTAEKTIDQILKVTEGTLSVEQLIKQALKTL